Proteins found in one Marinitoga litoralis genomic segment:
- a CDS encoding transcription repressor NadR codes for MEKKDKILNILMNRDTPIKGKELAEIIGVSRQMIIQYISKLKTEGYNITSTRDGYILEREKGIRKMIAVKHSSDEIEDELFSIVKAGGKILDVIVEHPIYGEIKGRIDVENENDIIKFLSLLKTTHATPLLELSNGIHIHTIEVKDDETFEKVKNAIKKYLILEN; via the coding sequence ATGGAAAAGAAAGATAAAATACTAAATATATTAATGAATAGGGATACGCCTATAAAAGGAAAAGAGTTAGCAGAGATAATAGGAGTTAGTAGACAAATGATAATACAATATATATCAAAATTGAAAACTGAAGGTTATAATATTACTTCTACAAGAGATGGATATATTTTAGAAAGAGAAAAAGGTATAAGAAAAATGATAGCAGTAAAGCATTCTTCTGATGAAATAGAAGATGAACTTTTTTCCATAGTAAAAGCTGGTGGGAAAATATTAGATGTTATTGTAGAACATCCAATATATGGTGAAATAAAAGGAAGAATTGATGTAGAAAATGAGAATGATATTATCAAATTTTTAAGCTTATTAAAAACAACTCATGCAACACCATTATTAGAGTTATCAAATGGAATTCATATTCATACTATAGAGGTAAAAGATGATGAAACTTTTGAAAAAGTAAAAAATGCAATAAAAAAATATTTGATATTAGAAAATTGA
- a CDS encoding (2Fe-2S)-binding protein, whose product MNEEKIIVCRCEDITLKEIRDLINDGYTTLEEIKRITRAVMGPCQGKTCGPIIAREISKITGKPIEEIYKPSIRPPFGGLFFKEIVGEKDEK is encoded by the coding sequence ATGAATGAAGAAAAAATTATTGTTTGTAGATGTGAAGATATTACATTAAAAGAAATTAGAGATTTAATTAATGATGGATATACTACTTTAGAAGAAATAAAAAGAATTACAAGAGCAGTAATGGGACCTTGTCAGGGAAAAACTTGCGGACCAATTATTGCAAGAGAAATCTCAAAAATTACAGGAAAGCCTATCGAAGAAATATACAAACCTAGTATTCGTCCACCTTTTGGTGGTTTGTTTTTCAAAGAGATTGTAGGTGAAAAAGATGAAAAATAA
- the ltaE gene encoding low-specificity L-threonine aldolase yields MKFIDLRSDTVTHPTEEMRKAMCEAEVGDDVYEEDPTVKKLENMAAEILGKEAGLFVPSGTFGNQLSLFTHCNRGDEVILGDDCHIVQHEAGAASIIAGVQLRTIKSKRGILDPNEIEEKIRKEEDIHYPKTGLIALENAHSNGRVIPLENFSDIRSIADKYNIPIHLDGARIFNAATALNIDPIEIAKYADSISFCLSKGLCAPVGSVVVGSKEFINKAKKNRKIMGGGLRQAGILAAAGILALEKMRFRLSEDHENAKYLAEKLSNFDFIEIIENVDINMVFFKINKEFEEKEFISYMKNNGIKINPPEENVYRFVTHYWVKKEDIDKVINVMEKFFKE; encoded by the coding sequence ATGAAATTTATAGATTTGAGAAGTGATACTGTAACTCATCCAACAGAAGAAATGAGAAAAGCAATGTGTGAAGCTGAAGTTGGAGATGATGTATATGAAGAAGATCCTACAGTAAAAAAACTTGAAAATATGGCAGCTGAAATATTAGGAAAAGAAGCAGGACTTTTTGTTCCTAGTGGAACATTTGGTAATCAACTTTCTTTGTTTACGCATTGTAATAGAGGAGATGAAGTGATATTAGGTGATGATTGTCATATTGTACAACATGAAGCTGGAGCGGCTTCTATTATTGCAGGAGTACAATTAAGAACAATTAAATCTAAAAGAGGAATTTTAGATCCAAATGAAATAGAAGAAAAAATAAGAAAAGAAGAAGATATACATTATCCAAAAACTGGATTAATTGCATTAGAAAACGCACACTCTAATGGAAGAGTAATTCCTTTAGAAAATTTTAGCGACATTAGAAGTATTGCTGATAAATATAATATTCCTATACATTTAGATGGAGCAAGGATTTTTAATGCTGCAACAGCTTTAAATATAGATCCTATAGAGATAGCTAAATATGCAGATTCAATTAGTTTTTGTCTTTCGAAAGGATTATGTGCTCCAGTGGGTTCTGTAGTTGTAGGGTCAAAGGAATTTATTAATAAAGCGAAAAAGAATAGAAAGATTATGGGTGGAGGGCTGAGACAAGCAGGTATTTTGGCAGCAGCTGGTATACTTGCTTTAGAAAAAATGCGATTTAGACTGTCAGAAGATCATGAAAATGCAAAATATTTAGCGGAAAAATTGTCTAATTTTGATTTTATAGAAATTATAGAAAATGTTGATATAAATATGGTATTTTTTAAGATAAATAAAGAGTTTGAAGAAAAAGAATTTATATCATATATGAAAAATAATGGTATAAAAATTAATCCTCCTGAAGAAAATGTATATAGATTTGTAACTCATTATTGGGTAAAGAAAGAAGATATAGATAAAGTTATTAATGTTATGGAAAAGTTTTTTAAGGAGTGA
- the pruA gene encoding L-glutamate gamma-semialdehyde dehydrogenase has product MNSIFVLERPKNEPILSYAPGTKEREELLSKLEELSSKEIEIPLIIGGKEIKTGNLGKCIMPHDHKHVLAHYHIAGEKEIEMAIDAAMKAKEEWESYSYVDRISIFLKAAELLSTTWRSTLNASAMLDLGKNVYQAEIDSACELIDFFRFNSYYATKIYTEQPQSSKGVLNRMEYRALDGFIFAVPPFNFASISGNLPTAPAIMGNTVLWKPASSAVYTAYFIMKLLQEAGLPDGVINFIPGPGSKVGEIVFSNPNFGGVHFTGSVNTFNSMWEMIGKNIRNYKSYPRIVGETGGKDFVIAHSSANRKALITALIRGAFEYQGQKCSAASRAYLSKSVWEDIKEELSETTKNLKMGSPTDFSNFVNAVIDKAAFKKITGYIKYARENAEILVGGEYDDSVGYYIKPTMVLTDDPHFKTMEEEIFGPVLTLYIYEDDKYQDILKLCDQTSPYGLTGSIFAQDRKAIMEAEKTLVHAAGNFYINDKPTGAVVDQQPFGGSRGSGTNDKAGSYLNLLRWTSARSIKENFNPPEDYTYPFMK; this is encoded by the coding sequence ATGAACAGTATTTTTGTTTTAGAAAGGCCAAAAAATGAGCCTATTTTATCTTATGCTCCAGGTACTAAAGAAAGAGAAGAATTATTATCTAAATTAGAGGAATTATCTTCAAAAGAAATTGAAATTCCTTTAATAATTGGAGGAAAAGAAATAAAAACAGGAAATTTAGGAAAATGTATAATGCCACATGATCACAAACATGTTTTAGCTCATTATCATATTGCCGGTGAAAAAGAAATAGAAATGGCTATTGATGCTGCTATGAAAGCAAAAGAAGAATGGGAAAGTTACTCATACGTTGATAGAATTTCAATATTCTTAAAAGCTGCAGAATTATTATCTACAACTTGGAGAAGCACTTTAAATGCATCTGCTATGCTAGATTTAGGTAAAAATGTATACCAAGCTGAAATAGATTCTGCTTGTGAATTAATAGATTTCTTTAGGTTTAATTCATATTATGCTACAAAAATTTATACCGAACAACCACAATCTTCAAAGGGCGTTTTGAATAGAATGGAATATAGAGCTTTAGATGGGTTTATATTTGCTGTACCACCTTTTAACTTTGCTTCTATATCAGGTAATTTACCAACCGCCCCTGCAATAATGGGTAATACAGTATTATGGAAACCTGCATCATCTGCAGTATATACAGCTTATTTCATAATGAAATTATTGCAAGAAGCTGGTCTTCCAGATGGTGTTATAAACTTCATACCTGGTCCAGGTTCTAAAGTTGGTGAAATAGTATTTTCAAATCCTAATTTCGGAGGTGTTCACTTTACAGGTTCAGTTAATACTTTTAATTCAATGTGGGAAATGATAGGTAAAAACATTAGAAATTACAAATCTTATCCAAGAATTGTAGGAGAAACAGGAGGAAAAGATTTTGTAATAGCTCACTCTTCTGCAAATAGAAAAGCATTAATAACAGCTTTAATAAGAGGTGCTTTTGAATATCAAGGACAAAAATGTTCCGCTGCATCTAGAGCGTATTTGTCTAAAAGCGTATGGGAAGATATTAAAGAAGAATTATCGGAAACTACAAAAAATTTAAAAATGGGGTCTCCAACTGATTTTTCTAATTTTGTTAATGCAGTAATTGATAAAGCTGCTTTTAAGAAAATAACAGGATATATAAAATACGCAAGAGAAAATGCTGAAATTCTTGTCGGTGGAGAATATGATGATTCTGTAGGATATTATATTAAACCTACTATGGTTTTAACAGATGATCCTCATTTCAAAACTATGGAAGAAGAAATTTTTGGTCCTGTTTTAACATTATATATATATGAGGATGATAAATATCAAGATATATTAAAATTGTGTGATCAAACATCTCCATATGGCTTAACTGGTTCTATTTTTGCACAAGATAGAAAAGCTATAATGGAAGCTGAAAAAACGTTGGTTCACGCTGCTGGTAATTTCTACATTAATGATAAGCCAACAGGTGCTGTTGTAGATCAACAACCCTTTGGAGGTTCAAGAGGTTCTGGAACAAATGACAAGGCTGGAAGCTATCTAAATTTATTAAGATGGACTTCTGCAAGATCAATAAAAGAAAACTTTAATCCTCCCGAAGATTATACATATCCATTTATGAAATAA
- the rlmD gene encoding 23S rRNA (uracil(1939)-C(5))-methyltransferase RlmD, which translates to METIDLVVEKIVNGGYGFARYDNKIYMIEHAYPGEFVRIKVKGNKKDVYFAEVVEYLEKSPYRNRPVCPHFQECGGCQMLDLDYNEQLKIKKEIVKEQIRRIGKLDDELVFDVFESDDITGYRSKMEFAFAFEKGNLKIGLKKRNSNDIVDIRKCLIAPKEFNNIISETKKIFEALNLKIYNPKTRKGEFKHLVLRKSFSKNELMSIFITKTEYISNYKNFKSLIKEKIRSDSIIHVMNSSDSIVLRGPYKTIKGEGVIKEEFDGFEYQIPPTAFFQNNYSVTKKVLNEFVNIVKKENISGTLLDLYSGVGLFSIYLAPLFKHVTGVESNGVSVKAAHSNSNINNLKNTSFIKYDVAEFISQYDKKVDLLIVDPPRSGIDKKVLTKILQLKPKNIFYLSCDPTTLARDLNKLSESYNIEFIRPFDMFPNTYHIENFAFLKLNNTN; encoded by the coding sequence ATGGAAACTATTGATTTAGTAGTTGAAAAAATTGTAAATGGTGGATATGGTTTTGCTAGATATGACAATAAAATCTATATGATTGAACATGCTTATCCTGGAGAATTTGTAAGGATAAAGGTTAAAGGAAATAAAAAAGATGTATATTTTGCAGAAGTCGTTGAATATTTGGAAAAATCACCATATAGAAATAGACCTGTTTGCCCTCATTTTCAAGAATGTGGTGGTTGCCAAATGCTAGATTTAGATTATAATGAACAACTAAAAATAAAAAAAGAAATTGTAAAAGAACAAATTAGAAGAATTGGAAAATTAGATGATGAATTGGTATTTGATGTATTTGAATCAGATGATATTACAGGATATAGAAGTAAAATGGAATTTGCTTTTGCTTTTGAAAAAGGAAATTTAAAAATAGGCTTAAAAAAGAGAAATAGTAATGACATTGTGGACATAAGAAAATGTTTAATTGCACCTAAAGAATTTAATAATATTATATCTGAAACAAAAAAGATATTTGAAGCATTAAACTTAAAAATATATAATCCTAAAACAAGAAAAGGGGAATTTAAACATTTAGTATTAAGAAAATCTTTTTCAAAAAACGAACTAATGTCTATTTTCATTACAAAAACTGAATATATTTCAAATTATAAAAATTTCAAATCATTAATAAAAGAAAAAATAAGATCAGATTCTATTATTCATGTAATGAATAGTTCTGATTCTATTGTATTAAGAGGACCATATAAAACAATAAAAGGAGAAGGAGTAATAAAAGAAGAATTTGATGGGTTTGAATATCAAATTCCACCTACAGCTTTTTTCCAAAATAATTATAGTGTAACCAAAAAGGTTTTAAATGAATTTGTAAATATAGTTAAAAAAGAAAATATTTCTGGAACTTTATTAGACTTATATTCTGGTGTTGGTTTATTTTCTATTTATTTAGCTCCATTATTTAAGCATGTAACTGGTGTTGAAAGTAATGGTGTTTCTGTTAAAGCTGCACATTCAAATTCAAACATAAATAATTTAAAAAATACTTCTTTTATTAAATATGATGTCGCTGAATTTATTTCTCAATATGATAAAAAAGTCGACCTATTAATAGTGGACCCTCCAAGAAGTGGAATTGATAAAAAAGTGTTAACTAAAATTTTACAATTGAAACCAAAGAATATTTTCTATTTATCTTGTGACCCAACAACATTAGCAAGAGATTTGAATAAATTAAGCGAATCTTATAATATTGAGTTTATTAGGCCTTTTGATATGTTCCCTAATACATATCATATAGAGAATTTCGCGTTTTTAAAGTTAAATAATACCAATTAA
- a CDS encoding NAD(P)/FAD-dependent oxidoreductase: protein MKNKASVVIIGGGITGVSIAFNLAKAGVKDVVLLEKKYLAYGATGRCGAGVRQQWGTKQNCILARESVKIFENIKDVLNVDIDIEFKQKGYLLLAFTEKEWNQFHKNVQLQNSLGINSKLLTPDEAKDIVPFLNTEKLLGAAYYEKDGHANPFLTTLAYAKAAENLGVEINKGVEVLDILVEYRKIKGIYTSHGFIETDKVVNAAGGWSQKIGKMVGVDLPVYSERHEILATEPVNEILGPMVMSFSYNIYCQQTPHGSFIMGYGPKEKVESLKSTWQFLETMAEKVTYLLPPTKNLRVVRQWAGYYNMSPDHQPIVSKCEEVEGFYLAIGFSGHGFMLAPAVGILMKDIILENELTWDVVLDIGRFKRNEIIKEPSVV, encoded by the coding sequence ATGAAAAATAAAGCTTCTGTTGTTATTATAGGTGGAGGTATAACAGGCGTTTCTATAGCCTTTAATCTTGCAAAAGCTGGTGTAAAAGATGTGGTTTTATTAGAAAAAAAATATTTAGCATATGGTGCCACTGGAAGATGCGGTGCTGGTGTAAGACAACAATGGGGAACAAAACAAAATTGTATATTAGCAAGAGAAAGTGTAAAAATATTTGAAAATATCAAAGATGTATTAAATGTTGACATTGATATAGAATTTAAACAAAAAGGATATTTATTACTTGCCTTTACAGAAAAAGAATGGAATCAATTCCATAAAAATGTACAACTTCAAAATTCTCTTGGTATTAATTCAAAATTATTAACTCCTGATGAAGCAAAAGATATAGTTCCATTTTTAAATACTGAAAAGCTATTAGGTGCAGCATATTATGAAAAAGATGGTCACGCAAATCCTTTTTTAACTACATTAGCTTATGCTAAAGCTGCTGAAAATTTAGGTGTAGAAATTAATAAAGGTGTGGAAGTCCTAGATATACTGGTAGAATATAGAAAGATAAAAGGGATTTATACATCTCATGGATTTATTGAAACTGATAAAGTTGTGAATGCTGCAGGAGGATGGTCTCAAAAAATCGGAAAAATGGTTGGAGTTGATCTTCCTGTATATTCTGAAAGGCATGAAATATTAGCTACTGAGCCTGTAAATGAGATTTTGGGGCCAATGGTTATGTCATTTTCATATAATATATATTGTCAACAAACTCCCCACGGTTCTTTTATTATGGGATATGGACCTAAAGAAAAAGTTGAAAGTTTAAAAAGCACTTGGCAATTTTTAGAAACTATGGCAGAAAAGGTTACCTATTTATTACCACCAACAAAAAATTTAAGAGTTGTTAGACAATGGGCGGGGTATTATAATATGTCCCCTGACCATCAACCAATTGTTAGTAAATGCGAAGAAGTTGAAGGGTTTTATTTAGCTATAGGTTTTAGTGGGCATGGATTTATGTTAGCGCCAGCAGTAGGAATTTTAATGAAAGATATTATTTTAGAAAACGAGTTAACATGGGATGTTGTGTTAGATATTGGAAGATTTAAACGTAATGAAATTATTAAAGAACCATCAGTAGTTTAA
- a CDS encoding FAD-dependent oxidoreductase, whose protein sequence is MKNYDILIIGGGPAGISAALAASKFNLKVALFEEKETLGGQLVKQTHKFFGSKDESAGTRGIFIAQKLINDVNNKDNIDVYLNSMVLGYYEDGVVTALVKGKMEKFKPKKIVIATGAFEKSLPFENNDLPGVFGAGAVQTLMNVYGVLPGKEVLMVGSGNIGLIVSYQLAQAGVKVKGIVEISEKIGGYLVHASKVRRLGIPIYTKHTITKAIGENKVEGAIIENIETKEKKQISCDVICLATGLMPLSDIINQINCEMKYISELGGYVPVHDDNMKTTVENIFVAGDTAGIEEATAAMLEGELAGLYASYELTNIFDNRINEIKERLKEFRKTSSKVVSGLKKLNLYNDFTVNSQEDLGKLHRTGIPEKESIESNIPKENKRFAIIECYQKIPCNPCVSSCPTNAISMDSLNGIPKLDTNKCIGCGNCVAICPGLAIFVVDKESVLLPYEFLPLPNKGDIVEVVDREGKFLEKNIVLNVRKMKDKTNLIEVKVSKEHINNARHIRVVK, encoded by the coding sequence TTGAAAAATTATGATATTTTGATTATAGGTGGAGGCCCTGCAGGTATAAGTGCTGCATTGGCTGCTTCTAAATTCAATTTAAAAGTTGCATTATTTGAAGAAAAAGAAACTCTTGGGGGGCAATTAGTTAAACAAACACATAAATTTTTTGGATCAAAAGATGAATCTGCTGGAACAAGAGGTATATTTATTGCGCAAAAATTGATTAATGATGTTAATAATAAGGATAATATTGATGTTTATTTAAATTCTATGGTTCTAGGATATTATGAAGATGGTGTTGTTACAGCTTTAGTTAAAGGTAAAATGGAAAAATTTAAACCAAAAAAAATCGTCATAGCTACTGGAGCATTCGAAAAATCTTTACCTTTTGAAAATAATGATTTACCAGGCGTTTTTGGAGCGGGTGCTGTACAAACACTTATGAATGTATATGGTGTTTTGCCTGGAAAAGAAGTATTAATGGTAGGTTCTGGAAACATAGGATTAATAGTTTCATACCAACTTGCACAAGCAGGAGTTAAAGTTAAAGGTATTGTAGAAATTTCTGAAAAAATTGGTGGATATTTAGTTCATGCTTCAAAGGTTAGACGTCTAGGAATACCAATTTATACAAAGCATACAATCACTAAAGCTATAGGTGAAAACAAGGTTGAAGGTGCTATTATTGAAAATATAGAAACAAAAGAAAAAAAGCAGATTTCTTGTGATGTTATATGTCTTGCTACAGGATTAATGCCATTATCAGATATAATTAATCAAATTAATTGTGAAATGAAATATATATCAGAATTAGGTGGATATGTACCTGTACATGATGATAATATGAAAACTACTGTAGAAAATATTTTTGTTGCAGGAGATACTGCTGGGATAGAAGAAGCAACCGCTGCAATGCTTGAAGGTGAATTAGCTGGATTATATGCTTCCTATGAATTAACAAATATTTTTGATAATAGAATCAATGAAATTAAAGAGCGTTTAAAAGAATTTAGAAAAACATCATCTAAGGTAGTAAGTGGTTTAAAAAAATTAAATCTATATAATGATTTTACTGTAAATTCACAAGAAGATTTGGGAAAATTGCATAGAACTGGTATTCCTGAAAAAGAATCGATTGAATCTAATATCCCAAAAGAAAATAAGAGGTTTGCAATAATTGAATGTTATCAAAAAATCCCGTGTAATCCTTGTGTATCAAGTTGTCCAACAAATGCAATTTCTATGGATTCATTAAATGGAATACCAAAATTAGATACCAATAAATGTATTGGATGCGGAAATTGTGTAGCTATTTGTCCAGGATTAGCAATTTTTGTAGTTGATAAGGAAAGTGTTTTGTTGCCATATGAGTTTTTACCATTACCTAATAAGGGAGATATTGTCGAAGTTGTTGATAGAGAGGGAAAATTCTTAGAAAAAAATATTGTTTTGAATGTCAGAAAAATGAAAGATAAAACTAATTTAATTGAAGTAAAAGTATCAAAAGAACATATTAATAATGCACGCCACATAAGGGTGGTGAAATAA
- a CDS encoding HD domain-containing protein, with the protein MNDYIEKAYKFLLEQDLDHTHDLGHILRVTKYAEFIALNEKADIEVVIISALLHDIARPDELKGIIEDHAVEGAIRAKNFLMSIKYPKYEEVYYCIENHRFKKQIIPETLEGKILQDADRLDALGYIGIARVFMHNSGGNIEERINHFYEKILKLKDLMHTNTAKDVALGKSKIIEDYILGLKDELEVYYGKER; encoded by the coding sequence ATGAATGATTATATAGAAAAAGCGTATAAATTCTTATTAGAACAAGATTTGGATCATACACATGATTTAGGTCATATTTTAAGAGTAACAAAATATGCTGAATTTATAGCCTTAAATGAAAAAGCAGATATTGAAGTTGTAATTATTTCAGCGTTGCTACACGATATTGCAAGACCAGATGAATTAAAAGGTATAATTGAAGATCATGCAGTAGAAGGAGCGATTAGAGCGAAAAATTTTTTAATGAGTATTAAATATCCAAAATATGAAGAGGTTTATTATTGTATTGAAAATCATAGATTTAAAAAACAAATAATTCCAGAAACATTAGAAGGTAAAATATTACAAGATGCAGATAGATTAGATGCATTAGGGTATATAGGAATTGCAAGAGTATTTATGCATAATAGTGGTGGTAATATAGAAGAAAGGATTAATCATTTCTATGAAAAAATTTTAAAATTAAAGGATTTAATGCATACTAATACAGCTAAAGATGTTGCTTTAGGTAAAAGTAAAATAATAGAAGATTACATATTAGGTTTAAAAGATGAGTTAGAGGTGTATTATGGAAAAGAAAGATAA
- a CDS encoding (2Fe-2S)-binding protein, translating to MRIENHPILEFKRTKKVKFYFDGKEVWGYEGESIAAALHALGIWEYREGLKTKRPRGLFCAIGHCSSCLMEVNGVPNTRICVTPVKEGIIVKKQLPKGDLVEKL from the coding sequence TTGAGAATAGAAAATCATCCTATTTTAGAATTCAAAAGAACAAAAAAAGTGAAATTTTATTTTGATGGAAAAGAAGTCTGGGGATATGAAGGGGAAAGTATAGCAGCTGCTTTACACGCTCTTGGAATTTGGGAATATAGGGAAGGTTTGAAAACTAAAAGGCCAAGAGGATTGTTTTGCGCCATTGGACATTGTTCTTCCTGTTTAATGGAGGTTAACGGAGTTCCAAATACAAGAATTTGTGTAACTCCTGTAAAGGAAGGTATTATTGTCAAAAAACAATTACCAAAGGGTGATTTAGTTGAAAAATTATGA
- a CDS encoding VOC family protein produces MKLIPYINLDSNCSEAMDYYAKVFDGEIIMKMTYREGPEEYLQHLTEDKYDLIMHGEIKIGDQLIYFSDYIGVTKGDIVSLNIECESEEEIKKYYERLKEESKVEMELQDTFWGAKFAHLIDKFGVNWSLNYQKSE; encoded by the coding sequence ATGAAATTGATTCCGTATATTAATTTAGATAGTAACTGTAGTGAGGCTATGGATTATTATGCTAAAGTATTTGATGGAGAAATTATCATGAAAATGACTTATAGGGAAGGTCCAGAGGAGTATTTACAACATTTAACTGAGGATAAATATGATTTAATTATGCATGGAGAAATAAAAATAGGTGACCAGCTTATTTATTTTTCAGATTATATAGGCGTAACAAAAGGAGATATTGTTTCATTAAATATTGAATGTGAATCTGAAGAAGAAATAAAAAAATATTATGAAAGATTAAAAGAAGAAAGTAAGGTTGAAATGGAATTGCAAGATACTTTTTGGGGAGCAAAATTTGCACATTTAATTGATAAATTTGGAGTAAATTGGAGTTTGAATTATCAAAAAAGCGAATAA